The proteins below are encoded in one region of Cytophagia bacterium CHB2:
- a CDS encoding carotenoid biosynthesis protein, whose protein sequence is MHYPKQETIAVVLIYIFMLAGGLWHALDILQAEMRLLASPMIIGLGLLLFGDYLRNLHFEKTNSKAPGEGLNAKQAARRFVVWSILVVLFGFLIELVGVKTGVVFGRYRYGGTLQPALAEVPLAIGFAWLAMLLCSGALTARVLSHVKTPNLVLQAGLIAGFMLLFDFFMEPAAMKLNYWQWQDGTVPPRNYLAWFVTGYALAFSGLRTQFWRAQPSIISVHAYIAQLGYFSIVNLVK, encoded by the coding sequence ATGCACTATCCCAAACAGGAAACGATTGCCGTTGTTCTCATCTACATTTTCATGCTCGCGGGAGGTTTGTGGCATGCGCTCGATATTCTGCAAGCAGAAATGCGCCTGCTGGCCTCGCCCATGATCATTGGCCTCGGCCTCTTGCTTTTTGGGGATTATCTGCGTAATCTTCATTTCGAAAAAACGAATTCTAAAGCGCCGGGTGAGGGCCTAAATGCCAAGCAAGCGGCGCGCCGCTTTGTTGTGTGGAGCATTCTTGTTGTATTGTTTGGTTTCTTAATCGAACTTGTCGGCGTCAAAACGGGAGTGGTTTTCGGACGGTATCGCTATGGCGGAACATTGCAGCCGGCGCTTGCGGAGGTTCCGCTTGCCATCGGTTTTGCCTGGCTTGCGATGTTGCTTTGTTCTGGCGCGTTAACCGCGCGTGTGCTCTCTCATGTGAAAACGCCGAACCTCGTGCTGCAGGCCGGATTGATCGCGGGTTTCATGCTTTTGTTTGATTTTTTTATGGAGCCGGCGGCAATGAAATTGAACTATTGGCAGTGGCAGGACGGCACCGTGCCGCCGCGCAATTACCTCGCTTGGTTTGTGACCGGATATGCCCTGGCTTTTTCTGGCTTGCGCACGCAATTTTGGCGCGCGCAGCCTTCGATCATTTCTGTGCACGCTTATATTGCGCAGCTCGGATATTTTTCAATCGTGAATT